The sequence CCGGAAAACGGCTTCCGCCTGACGCAACCGCCCTCCATGCCGTTAAACCTTGGAGCCTATGAATCCATCGAGATTTCCGTAAGTTTCGAGCCTGAAACCTCGGGCCTCAGCGCCGCCATACTCGGCATCCATACGAATGCGCCTTTTAGCCCCCGGATCGACGTGTCTCTCAATGGCAAGGTCTTGAACTACCATGTCAACGCTCTGGGAATCGCGGACGCTACGTTCAGTTCGGCCACGGCCATAAACAACTCGGGCGAAGTGATCGGACATTCCAAGAGTTCAACCGCGGGATTCGGTTCCTTCCTCTGGGAGCCGGATACGGGGCTCTACACTTTCAGCAAGGAACTTTCCGGCTACGGCTACCCGGAGGACATCAACAACCAGGGTCAGATCGTGGGAAGCGTGAGCGGGCGTGGATTCATCCGGACTCCGAACGAAAGGACAAACCTGCTTGCCGAGACCTCGGACTCGAGAACCAGTTGTCAAGGGATCAATGACCTGGGACAGGTGGTTGGGATCGTGAAATCCGCAGGGAATAGCCTCCTGTACGGCATCTTTCTCTGCGACGCTCGCACTGCTCCGCCGGTCCTCGAAGAGATTCTCCCACTGCAAAGCGAGCCCATTGACAACGTGAAAATAGGCAATTCCGGAATGGTCATCGGAACAAAACTGGTGGGAAAGTTCAGCGAGGCGTTCGTCTGGGACGCGGCCCACGGAATGCAACCCCTGGGAACCCTCGGAGGAAATTACAGTGCGGCCGCCAATCTGAACGATCTGGGAAACGTGGTCGGAAGTTCCACCCTCCAAGGCGACGAACTACTCAGACAAGGCTTTCTCTGGAATCGATCGAAGGGAATGAAACCCATCGTCAACATACGAAAAGACGTGTCCAGCTACCCAATGGCCATCAATAATCGAAATGAAATCGTGGGTTACCTGAGCCACAAAACCCAGCGGGGAGAAACGGCATTTGTGTACATCAACGGCGTCACGTACTCTCTCGGCCTGGCGATGGCGGAAGGCCTCCGCTGGTCCATCGAGAGGGCTGTAGACATCAACGATCACGGCCAGATTGTGGGACTTGGCACGTTCAAGGGCAAAAAACGCGCATTTCTGATGACGCCCGCGCCCGTGACGGATCTGCAAGAACTGCGGAAAGCTCAGGAAGAAGCACCACCCGCGGAAGGCCCCACGTTCCGACAGCATCCCGCCTTACGGTGAGCATAACCGGCATGGATTCAGATCAATCAAGAGAGGTTTCCCACCGCGAACCCGGCTTTTTTACCTGTTTCCTGGATCCGGACGTAAAGGCGTTCAACAAGCGCATGTTGGAACTGGCGTCCGAAATGGGGGAAGAGGTCGAGTATCAAGTGGATCGGTTTGTCGAATCCCGGCGGATCCCCACCACGGTTTTCGAACTGATGCAGGCGTTTCGGGAGACGTACGATCGTTTTGTGGAGACCGTCAT comes from Deltaproteobacteria bacterium and encodes:
- a CDS encoding PKD domain-containing protein, whose translation is MWRNDSGLGPYFLILILLLACTSAASAFGPPQTADFTADPVGGPGPLTVRFTGSASEDNCLHEWDFGDGKRGTAPNPEHTYTRTGSYTVRHTVTCPGGTQTEIKQKLVQVTEFLNIVFGAVLEVFPDIWPSATSHDFGQIRPGSKAEWSFTLSNLSPQAYQVTGLSGLPENGFRLTQPPSMPLNLGAYESIEISVSFEPETSGLSAAILGIHTNAPFSPRIDVSLNGKVLNYHVNALGIADATFSSATAINNSGEVIGHSKSSTAGFGSFLWEPDTGLYTFSKELSGYGYPEDINNQGQIVGSVSGRGFIRTPNERTNLLAETSDSRTSCQGINDLGQVVGIVKSAGNSLLYGIFLCDARTAPPVLEEILPLQSEPIDNVKIGNSGMVIGTKLVGKFSEAFVWDAAHGMQPLGTLGGNYSAAANLNDLGNVVGSSTLQGDELLRQGFLWNRSKGMKPIVNIRKDVSSYPMAINNRNEIVGYLSHKTQRGETAFVYINGVTYSLGLAMAEGLRWSIERAVDINDHGQIVGLGTFKGKKRAFLMTPAPVTDLQELRKAQEEAPPAEGPTFRQHPALR